A window of Aeromicrobium sp. A1-2 contains these coding sequences:
- a CDS encoding MCE family protein, with translation MARTPVLERSMSLKVLGAGFIALVLLVVWVTYAFFTKAFVDYDPVFLTTDTTGVNLPQNADVKLRGVIVGEVRKVSPDGDGVKLLLAMNPKLIGDVPQGVTAQLIPKTLFGEKYVALLPPEQDITGGAMLRAGDTITKANVPIEVETLLNDLYPLLNAVDPASLSYTLSAVSTALEGRGTQLGETLVQANSYLRKTNPDIPQLITDLTKLGTVADGYANAMPDLGRLLRNTVVTGNTIVAKKSQLTAFFDEGTRLSNTLTEFTKDNGENLKTLAKDGRPVLETVGEYSSTFPCFLGAMSQIIPRLDSAYREGMLHINVEIISQPDAYDENEKLDVSKADFDAASQGAAATSGKDIRADNAAKPTCLDLNAMNKSEAAKDKFSSQDNPFTVSADVFKLIGIKRSHAKFGKESDYANRSAASSVSLEGLVQPSVDGIDSAQERGELNVLLGSTLGMTPSDVPDVGSLLISSILRGSAVNLK, from the coding sequence ATGGCTCGTACTCCTGTTCTCGAACGCTCGATGTCCCTCAAGGTGCTCGGCGCCGGATTCATCGCGCTGGTCCTGCTGGTCGTCTGGGTCACGTACGCCTTCTTCACGAAGGCCTTCGTCGACTACGACCCGGTGTTCCTCACGACCGACACGACCGGCGTCAACCTGCCGCAGAACGCCGACGTCAAGCTCCGCGGCGTCATCGTCGGCGAGGTCCGCAAGGTCTCGCCGGACGGTGACGGCGTCAAGCTGCTGCTGGCCATGAACCCCAAGTTGATCGGTGACGTCCCTCAGGGCGTCACGGCCCAGCTGATTCCCAAGACCCTGTTCGGAGAGAAGTACGTCGCGCTCCTCCCGCCCGAGCAGGACATCACGGGTGGCGCGATGCTGCGCGCCGGCGACACGATCACCAAGGCCAATGTCCCGATCGAGGTCGAGACGTTGCTCAACGACCTCTACCCGTTGCTCAACGCGGTCGACCCGGCCAGCCTCTCCTACACGCTGAGCGCGGTCTCGACGGCGCTCGAGGGTCGAGGCACCCAGCTGGGCGAGACGCTGGTCCAGGCCAACAGCTACCTGCGCAAGACCAACCCCGACATCCCCCAGCTCATCACCGACCTGACGAAGCTCGGCACGGTCGCCGACGGCTACGCCAATGCGATGCCAGATCTGGGTCGCCTGCTGCGCAACACCGTCGTGACCGGCAACACGATCGTGGCCAAGAAGTCGCAGCTCACGGCCTTCTTCGACGAGGGGACCCGGTTGTCCAACACCTTGACCGAGTTCACCAAGGACAACGGCGAGAACCTCAAGACTCTGGCCAAGGACGGACGCCCCGTGCTCGAGACCGTCGGCGAGTACTCCTCGACCTTCCCGTGCTTCCTGGGTGCGATGAGTCAGATCATCCCGCGCCTGGACAGCGCCTATCGCGAAGGCATGCTGCACATCAATGTCGAGATCATCTCCCAGCCCGATGCCTACGACGAGAACGAGAAGCTTGATGTGTCCAAGGCTGACTTCGACGCGGCATCACAGGGCGCTGCGGCCACGAGCGGCAAGGACATCCGTGCCGACAACGCCGCCAAGCCGACCTGTCTGGACCTCAACGCGATGAACAAGAGCGAGGCCGCAAAGGACAAGTTCTCCTCGCAGGACAACCCCTTCACGGTTTCCGCCGACGTCTTCAAGCTCATCGGCATCAAGCGGTCGCACGCCAAGTTCGGCAAGGAGTCTGACTACGCCAACCGCTCGGCCGCCTCCAGCGTCTCGCTCGAGGGTCTCGTGCAGCCGAGCGTCGACGGAATCGACTCGGCGCAGGAGCGCGGTGAGCTCAATGTGCTGCTCGGCTCCACGCTCGGAATGACGCCCTCGGACGTTCCCGACGTCGGGTCGCTGCTGATCAGCTCGATCCTCCGTGGATCGGCGGTGAACCTCAAATGA
- a CDS encoding ABC transporter permease, producing MAGKTALSTLTDLPGKAGGALDDLGRQMLFYIRVVASIPRTIANYGKEIVRLLAEVALGSGSLAVIGGTVGVIAAMCFFTGTEVGIQGYAALDQLGTAALTGFISAYFNTREIAPIVAGIALAATVGCGFTAQLGAMRISEEVDALEVMAIPSLPFLVTTRVIAGLIAVVPLYIVGLLSSYFATRLTITKINGQSTGTYDHYFTTFLPPGDVLWSFAKVLIFAIVVILIHCYYGYYASGGPAGVGVAVGLAIRTSIVAINVVDLLASMAIWGTNVTVRLAG from the coding sequence ATGGCCGGCAAGACAGCTCTGTCCACTCTCACCGACCTGCCCGGCAAGGCCGGTGGCGCACTCGACGACCTCGGTCGTCAGATGCTCTTCTACATCCGTGTCGTGGCTTCGATCCCCCGCACGATCGCCAACTACGGCAAGGAGATCGTGCGGCTCTTGGCCGAGGTCGCCCTTGGCTCGGGCTCGCTGGCGGTCATCGGCGGCACGGTCGGCGTCATTGCCGCGATGTGCTTCTTCACCGGCACCGAGGTCGGCATCCAGGGTTATGCGGCCCTCGACCAGCTCGGCACCGCCGCGCTGACCGGTTTCATCTCTGCCTACTTCAACACGCGTGAGATTGCGCCGATCGTCGCGGGCATCGCACTGGCCGCGACCGTCGGCTGCGGCTTCACCGCCCAGCTCGGCGCGATGCGGATCAGCGAGGAGGTCGACGCGCTCGAGGTCATGGCGATTCCTTCGCTGCCATTCCTCGTGACCACGCGCGTTATCGCCGGACTCATCGCGGTCGTCCCGCTCTACATCGTCGGACTGCTGTCGTCCTACTTCGCGACCAGATTGACGATCACCAAGATCAACGGGCAGAGCACCGGCACCTACGATCACTACTTCACGACGTTCCTGCCACCGGGTGACGTGCTGTGGTCATTCGCCAAGGTGCTGATCTTCGCGATCGTCGTGATCTTGATCCACTGCTACTACGGCTACTACGCCAGCGGTGGACCCGCCGGCGTGGGCGTGGCCGTGGGCCTGGCCATCCGCACCTCCATCGTCGCCATCAACGTGGTCGACCTGCTCGCCTCGATGGCGATCTGGGGCACGAACGTGACCGTCAGATTGGCAGGTTGA
- a CDS encoding MCE family protein has translation MKQIDRESMSALVKLGFFFAFTGLSTLVLALTLGNGSFGDRKEYKAVFSDVTGMAKGDDIRIAGVAVGSVKKVELIKRDTALVTFGVDSDVPLTANTNATIKFRNLVGQRYIALTQGADGAKSTLKPGSTIPASRTQEALDLNVLLNGFKPVFQALSPADTNKFAYEIVQTLQGETGNVQNLLASTSSLTNTLAGRDQLIGDVITNLSEVLDTVGSRDRELTDTIDTLQQFVTGLKDDRNAILDSVDSISDLTDETSDLLVQGRPALSEDIKQLNNLTKNLSKKKNLATIETAIKILPIKIQKIGNLASSGSEFNFFLCNLRGSITIPEIKVGDVVLLPETPINLTGADGLDVGPERCDQPAYPGDAK, from the coding sequence ATGAAGCAGATCGATCGCGAGTCCATGAGCGCCCTGGTCAAGCTGGGGTTCTTCTTCGCCTTCACAGGCCTCTCAACGTTGGTTCTCGCGCTGACGCTCGGCAATGGCTCGTTCGGTGACCGCAAGGAGTACAAGGCGGTCTTCAGCGACGTCACCGGCATGGCGAAGGGCGATGACATCCGCATCGCCGGCGTGGCGGTCGGGTCGGTCAAGAAGGTCGAGCTCATCAAGCGCGACACGGCTCTGGTGACGTTCGGCGTCGACTCGGACGTCCCGCTGACAGCCAACACCAACGCCACGATCAAGTTCCGCAACCTGGTCGGCCAGCGCTACATCGCGTTGACCCAGGGCGCCGACGGTGCCAAATCGACTCTCAAGCCCGGTTCGACGATCCCCGCGAGCCGCACGCAGGAAGCCCTCGACCTCAATGTCCTGCTCAACGGCTTCAAGCCGGTCTTCCAGGCGCTGTCGCCGGCCGACACCAACAAGTTCGCCTACGAGATCGTGCAGACGCTGCAGGGCGAGACGGGCAACGTGCAGAACCTGTTGGCCAGCACGTCATCGTTGACCAACACCCTGGCGGGCCGCGACCAGCTGATCGGAGACGTCATCACCAACCTCAGTGAGGTGCTCGACACCGTCGGGAGCCGTGATCGCGAGCTGACCGACACGATCGACACGCTGCAGCAGTTCGTGACCGGCCTCAAGGACGATCGCAATGCGATTCTCGACTCGGTCGACTCGATCTCGGACCTGACCGATGAGACCTCCGACCTGCTCGTGCAGGGCCGGCCGGCGCTCAGCGAGGACATCAAGCAGCTCAACAACCTGACCAAGAACCTCAGCAAGAAGAAGAACCTCGCGACGATCGAGACGGCGATCAAGATCTTGCCGATCAAGATCCAGAAGATCGGCAACCTGGCCTCCTCCGGCAGCGAGTTCAACTTCTTCCTGTGCAACCTTCGCGGCAGCATCACGATCCCCGAGATCAAGGTCGGCGATGTCGTGCTCCTGCCCGAGACGCCGATCAACCTGACCGGCGCCGACGGGCTCGATGTCGGACCCGAGCGCTGCGACCAGCCTGCCTACCCGGGGGATGCCAAATGA
- a CDS encoding ABC transporter permease translates to MSAAVVVGPARVAGNLFAFALDVLVALFRRPFQLKEFLLQSWFIVKVTIVPTAFVAIPFGAVIALQVGGLIKQFGAQSFTGSAAVLAVVREAGPIATALLIAGAAGSAIAADFGARRIREELDAMMVLGIDPIQRLVVPRVLAVMLVAVFLNGLVTVVGVAGGYVFNVVLQDGTPGAYLASFTALAQLPDMYQGMVKAVIFGFIAAIVASYKGMNAKGGPKGVGDAVNEAVVITFTLLFIVNFFISAIYIQLVPPKGM, encoded by the coding sequence GTGAGCGCAGCCGTCGTCGTCGGCCCCGCGAGGGTAGCCGGCAATCTCTTCGCGTTCGCGCTCGACGTCCTGGTGGCGTTGTTCCGGCGACCGTTCCAGCTCAAGGAGTTCCTGCTCCAGTCCTGGTTCATCGTCAAGGTCACGATCGTCCCCACGGCCTTCGTCGCGATCCCGTTCGGCGCGGTCATCGCGCTGCAGGTCGGTGGCCTCATCAAGCAGTTCGGCGCGCAGTCATTCACCGGATCGGCTGCCGTGCTCGCCGTGGTTCGCGAGGCCGGACCGATCGCCACTGCTCTCCTGATCGCGGGTGCCGCCGGCTCCGCGATCGCGGCGGATTTCGGCGCCCGCCGCATTCGTGAAGAACTCGACGCGATGATGGTGCTCGGCATCGATCCCATCCAGCGCCTCGTCGTGCCGCGCGTGCTCGCGGTGATGCTCGTCGCGGTGTTCCTCAACGGACTGGTGACGGTCGTCGGTGTCGCGGGCGGCTACGTGTTCAATGTCGTGCTGCAGGACGGCACGCCAGGTGCCTATTTAGCGTCCTTCACCGCACTGGCTCAATTACCTGACATGTATCAAGGCATGGTCAAAGCCGTGATATTCGGCTTCATCGCTGCGATCGTCGCGTCCTACAAGGGCATGAACGCCAAGGGCGGTCCGAAGGGTGTCGGCGACGCGGTCAACGAGGCCGTCGTCATCACGTTCACCCTGCTGTTCATCGTCAACTTCTTCATCTCGGCCATCTACATCCAACTCGTACCGCCGAAGGGGATGTGA
- a CDS encoding ABC transporter ATP-binding protein: MGVEVVVEGLTKKFGSSLIWKDVSLTLPAGEISVMLGPSGTGKSVFLKTLIGLLKPNEGHVWIEGTDIANCKEKELYEIRKLFGVLFQDGAMFGSMDLFDNVAFPLREHTNKKESEIRTIVMDKMELTGLVGAENKLPGEISGGMRKRAGLARALVLDPEILLIDEPDSGLDPVRTSYINQLFIDLNAQIDATFLIVTHDVNTARTVPDNIGLLYHRHLAMFGPREMLLTSDEPVVAQFLNAQTVGPIGMSEEKDADELASEQGIEMPPLPPVPMQLEPSDGRPRRAQREAGAWCRDNGVTAPAGSFGESMPLAAGGIA; encoded by the coding sequence GTGGGCGTTGAAGTCGTCGTCGAAGGCCTGACCAAGAAGTTCGGTAGTTCGTTGATCTGGAAGGACGTCTCGCTGACGTTGCCAGCCGGGGAGATCTCCGTGATGCTGGGCCCTTCGGGCACGGGCAAGTCGGTGTTCCTGAAGACCCTGATCGGTCTGCTCAAGCCCAATGAGGGGCATGTGTGGATCGAGGGCACGGACATCGCGAACTGCAAGGAAAAAGAGCTCTACGAGATCCGCAAGCTGTTCGGGGTGCTGTTCCAGGACGGCGCGATGTTCGGCTCGATGGACCTGTTCGACAACGTGGCGTTCCCGTTGCGCGAGCACACCAACAAAAAAGAGTCCGAGATCCGCACCATCGTGATGGACAAGATGGAGCTGACCGGTCTGGTGGGCGCCGAGAACAAGCTGCCCGGCGAGATCTCCGGTGGTATGCGCAAGCGTGCTGGCCTGGCCCGCGCGCTGGTGCTGGATCCGGAGATCCTGCTGATCGATGAGCCGGACTCTGGCCTCGACCCGGTCCGCACCTCGTACATCAACCAGTTGTTCATCGATCTGAACGCGCAGATCGACGCGACGTTCCTGATCGTGACGCACGACGTCAACACCGCTCGCACGGTCCCGGACAACATCGGTCTGCTGTATCACCGGCACCTGGCGATGTTCGGCCCGCGCGAGATGCTGCTGACCTCGGATGAGCCGGTCGTGGCGCAGTTCCTCAACGCCCAGACCGTCGGCCCGATCGGCATGTCCGAGGAGAAGGACGCCGATGAGCTGGCAAGCGAGCAGGGCATCGAGATGCCGCCGCTTCCGCCCGTCCCGATGCAGCTCGAGCCCTCCGACGGTCGTCCTCGTCGTGCCCAGCGTGAAGCTGGCGCATGGTGCCGCGACAATGGCGTCACCGCACCCGCCGGTTCCTTCGGAGAGAGCATGCCGTTGGCCGCCGGCGGTATCGCGTGA
- the rplL gene encoding 50S ribosomal protein L7/L12, producing MAKLSTGDLLDAFKEMTLIELSEFVKEFEDTFDVTAAAPAAAAAAPAAAAAEEAAEQDEFDVILEGAGEKKIQVIKEVRTITGLGLKEAKDLVEGAPKPVLEKANKEAAEKAKDALEAAGASVTVK from the coding sequence ATGGCGAAGCTCAGCACTGGCGATCTGCTGGATGCATTCAAGGAAATGACCCTCATCGAGCTCTCTGAGTTCGTGAAGGAGTTCGAGGACACGTTCGACGTCACCGCGGCTGCTCCGGCTGCTGCGGCTGCCGCTCCGGCTGCCGCTGCCGCTGAAGAGGCTGCAGAGCAGGACGAGTTCGACGTCATCCTTGAGGGTGCCGGCGAGAAGAAGATCCAGGTCATCAAGGAAGTTCGTACCATCACCGGTCTCGGACTCAAGGAGGCCAAGGACCTCGTCGAAGGCGCCCCGAAGCCCGTCCTCGAGAAGGCCAACAAGGAAGCTGCCGAGAAGGCGAAGGATGCCCTCGAGGCAGCCGGCGCCAGCGTCACCGTCAAGTGA
- the rplJ gene encoding 50S ribosomal protein L10, which yields MANPDKTAAVAALADHFRESNGAVLTEYRGLTVKQLQELRRTLGANVRYAVAKNTLTKIAAKDAGVELDADLLTGPTAIAFIKGDAVDAAKGLRDFAKANSPLIIKGGFLDGKILTAEEINKLADLESREVLLAKLAGGMKASLTNAASLFNAPLSQAARVFGALQAKAESDPSVLAAGPEPVAPVEEAPAAESAAETPAEAPADAAPVDASADAETTEG from the coding sequence ATGGCAAACCCGGACAAGACAGCCGCCGTTGCCGCGCTCGCAGATCATTTCCGCGAGTCCAACGGTGCTGTTCTCACCGAGTACCGCGGTCTCACCGTGAAGCAGCTGCAGGAACTGCGGCGAACTCTCGGTGCGAACGTGCGCTATGCCGTCGCCAAGAACACGCTGACCAAGATCGCTGCCAAGGACGCGGGGGTGGAGCTCGATGCCGATCTCCTCACCGGTCCGACTGCCATTGCCTTCATCAAGGGCGATGCGGTGGACGCGGCCAAGGGTCTGCGTGACTTCGCGAAGGCGAACTCGCCACTCATCATCAAGGGAGGCTTCCTTGACGGGAAGATCCTCACTGCTGAAGAGATCAACAAGCTGGCCGACCTCGAGTCGCGCGAGGTTCTCCTCGCCAAGCTCGCAGGTGGCATGAAGGCCAGCCTGACGAACGCCGCGTCGCTGTTCAACGCCCCGCTGTCGCAGGCCGCCCGAGTATTCGGTGCACTGCAGGCGAAGGCCGAGAGCGACCCGTCGGTTCTGGCAGCAGGCCCCGAGCCTGTCGCCCCGGTCGAGGAGGCCCCCGCGGCCGAATCGGCTGCAGAAACCCCGGCCGAGGCACCCGCCGACGCCGCACCTGTCGACGCGTCTGCCGACGCCGAGACGACCGAGGGCTGA